A stretch of the Enterobacteriaceae endosymbiont of Donacia proxima genome encodes the following:
- the cydB gene encoding cytochrome d ubiquinol oxidase subunit II has protein sequence MLNHKILCIIWSLIISVLMTGSIITNGIDMGVGILLFIVGKNNIERRIMINTIAPHWDGNQVWLITTGAALFAAWPIVYATIFSCFYIPIILLLISLFLRPIGFEYRSKIKNKIWQKICDIFISIGSIIPPFIIGIALGNIFKGVPFYMDKYYHIFSKGNFLNLFDLSSILISLTIIIIMINHAASFLQIRIKEDIINYRLNIILKLFSILLIIFFILSFMSITIYTKGYKINSILYNNIVNKFFISSNNITYEKYAWINNFKKNTYLYIIPLLSIIFSLLMMLSSIFKKLIFTFIFSILNIISTVITVGIIMFPFIIPSSIKYMQSLTIWNSTSSTLTLTIMLYIVIIFMPIILMYTIWCYQKMFFKIDRKEIKKKSNFYY, from the coding sequence ATGTTAAATCATAAAATTTTGTGTATAATTTGGTCATTAATAATTAGTGTATTAATGACAGGTTCTATAATTACTAATGGAATAGACATGGGAGTAGGTATATTATTATTTATTGTTGGAAAAAATAATATTGAACGTAGAATTATGATAAATACTATTGCTCCTCATTGGGATGGAAATCAAGTCTGGTTAATTACAACTGGGGCTGCTCTATTTGCAGCATGGCCTATTGTTTATGCAACTATATTTTCTTGTTTTTATATTCCAATAATATTATTATTAATATCTTTATTTTTACGTCCGATAGGTTTTGAATATCGTTCTAAGATTAAAAATAAAATATGGCAAAAAATATGTGATATATTTATATCAATAGGAAGTATCATACCTCCTTTTATTATCGGTATAGCATTAGGTAATATATTTAAAGGTGTCCCATTTTATATGGATAAATATTATCATATTTTTTCTAAAGGAAATTTTTTAAATTTATTTGATTTATCAAGTATATTGATTAGTTTGACTATAATCATAATTATGATTAATCATGCTGCATCTTTTTTACAAATAAGAATTAAAGAAGATATTATAAATTATCGATTAAATATAATTCTAAAATTATTTTCTATATTATTAATAATTTTTTTTATATTATCATTTATGAGTATTACAATTTATACAAAAGGATATAAAATTAATTCAATATTATATAATAATATTGTAAATAAATTTTTTATAAGTAGTAATAATATTACTTATGAAAAGTATGCATGGATTAATAATTTTAAAAAAAATACATACTTATATATAATACCTTTATTAAGTATAATTTTTTCTTTATTAATGATGTTATCATCTATATTTAAAAAATTAATATTTACTTTTATTTTTTCAATACTAAATATTATTAGTACAGTTATAACTGTAGGAATTATAATGTTTCCTTTTATTATTCCTTCAAGTATAAAATATATGCAAAGCTTAACTATTTGGAATTCTACGTCAAGTACATTAACATTAACAATAATGTTATATATAGTTATTATATTTATGCCTATTATTTTAATGTATACTATTTGGTGTTATCAAAAAATGTTTTTTAAAATTGATAGAAAAGAAATTAAAAAAAAATCTAATTTTTATTATTAA
- a CDS encoding cytochrome ubiquinol oxidase subunit I, whose product MLNIIDLSRLQFALTAMYHFLFVPLTLGLSFLIAIMETIYILSKKKIYRDMTKFWGKLFGINFALGIVTGLTMEFQFGTNWAYYSHYVGDVFGAPLAIEGLVAFFLESTFVGLFFLGWDRLNKLQHLFVTWCVAIGSNLSALWILIANGWMQNPIASFFNYHNMRMEMNDFWRLILNPISQVKFVHTITAGYTTGSMFIIGISSYYLLKKRDIKFAKKSIIIASCFGLISILSVIILGDESGYQLGNNQKIKLAAIEAEWDTHKPPASFNLIGFPSQKKQLNKYSIKIPYLLGIIATRSSYLPVLGIKDLIKENELKIKNGLKALIALEKIKNGNLQSDNIKIFNKNKKFLGYGFLIKQYYKNINNVNYIQIKKVAKKSIPLVSPLFFSFRIMVLSSVLLFSILTLVFIFSIIKNNIEKKKYLLKICLYSIPLPWIASESGWFVAEYGRQPWAIQEILPTYMAGSSLQLIEVLFSIIIIFIFYTILLMIELFLIYRISSIGPSILGTGNYFFEKKIQKNILHKNVN is encoded by the coding sequence ATGTTAAATATTATTGACTTATCAAGATTACAATTTGCATTAACAGCAATGTATCATTTTTTATTTGTACCCTTAACATTAGGATTATCTTTTTTAATAGCTATTATGGAAACAATATATATTTTATCTAAAAAAAAAATATATAGAGATATGACTAAATTTTGGGGTAAATTATTTGGTATTAATTTTGCATTAGGAATAGTAACAGGTTTAACAATGGAATTTCAGTTTGGAACAAATTGGGCATATTATTCACATTATGTAGGTGATGTTTTTGGTGCACCATTAGCTATTGAAGGTTTAGTAGCATTTTTTTTAGAATCTACATTTGTTGGTTTATTTTTTTTAGGATGGGATCGTTTAAATAAACTACAGCATTTATTTGTAACATGGTGTGTTGCAATAGGTTCTAATCTTTCTGCTCTTTGGATTTTAATCGCTAACGGATGGATGCAAAATCCAATTGCATCTTTTTTTAATTATCATAATATGCGTATGGAAATGAATGATTTTTGGAGATTAATTCTTAATCCTATATCACAAGTTAAATTTGTACATACTATAACAGCGGGATATACAACAGGATCCATGTTTATTATTGGAATTAGTTCTTATTATCTTTTAAAAAAAAGAGATATTAAATTTGCAAAAAAATCTATTATTATCGCTTCTTGTTTCGGTCTAATTTCTATTTTATCCGTAATAATTTTAGGAGATGAATCAGGATATCAATTGGGTAATAACCAAAAAATTAAATTAGCGGCTATTGAAGCTGAATGGGATACACATAAACCTCCAGCATCGTTTAATTTAATAGGTTTTCCTAGCCAAAAAAAACAATTAAACAAATATTCTATAAAAATTCCTTATTTATTAGGTATAATAGCTACAAGATCTTCTTATTTACCTGTTTTAGGTATAAAAGACTTAATTAAAGAAAATGAATTAAAAATTAAAAATGGTTTAAAAGCTTTAATTGCTCTTGAAAAAATTAAAAATGGAAATTTACAATCAGATAATATAAAAATTTTTAATAAAAATAAAAAATTTTTAGGATATGGATTTTTAATTAAACAATATTATAAAAATATTAATAATGTAAATTATATCCAAATTAAAAAAGTAGCTAAAAAATCTATACCATTAGTAAGTCCTTTATTTTTTTCTTTTAGGATTATGGTATTATCTAGTGTATTATTATTTAGTATATTAACACTAGTTTTTATATTTAGTATTATAAAAAATAATATTGAAAAAAAAAAATATTTATTAAAAATATGTTTATATTCAATTCCATTACCATGGATTGCATCTGAATCTGGATGGTTTGTTGCTGAATATGGTAGGCAACCATGGGCTATTCAAGAAATATTACCAACATATATGGCGGGATCTTCGCTACAATTAATAGAAGTATTATTTTCAATAATTATAATTTTTATTTTTTATACTATTTTATTAATGATAGAATTATTTCTAATATATAGAATATCTAGTATAGGACCTAGTATTTTAGGTACCGGTAATTATTTTTTTGAAAAAAAAATACAAAAAAATATTTTACATAAAAATGTAAATTAG
- a CDS encoding 2-oxoglutarate dehydrogenase E1 component: MNNYNFNENFYYIEKLYQRFLVDPNSIEKTWKYFFINFEKKNYISFQNNQLKNNNFYKKKLLIEKINQLINNFRIFGHYDANINPLISKKKQLSNILQLKNYNINIKNLQKKITLNSLFKNKKIINIYNFFKKKYCNYTGIEYFHLLNTEKYWIQTNIESMENTLQNKEKKIFFEELIAAEIFETNIAKNFPGIKRFSLEGCDILIPIIKEIIRYSSKSKNKITKIILSMAHRGRLNVLTNVMGKNIKEIKNEFKNIFLKKNNIDDVKYHLGYSSIIRYNNKKIKLQLTFNPSHLEIINCISMGIIKSYIDSSKNNNILPINIHGDASFSGQGIVQETLNLSQTRGYGINGTIHIVVNNQIGFTTSKISDMRSSYYCTDIAKMIQCPIFHINADNIENAILIIRLAIKYRNLFKKDVFIDLVSYRRHGHNEIDDPYITQPLMYHYIKNHETVQNLYFKTLFTQNILNIQEKKNIYQKYQTLFDKDDCFIKTYIPSKENISKIIFKKLTINELKKLIFKISDFPKNFNIHSRVKKIYLDRLSMSKGEKKIDWGTAENLAYANILTQGISCRLSGEDIKRGTFSHRHAVIYDQNNEISYIPLKNLSLKQGKFHIYNSILSEEAVLGFEYGYSLNNQNILTIWEAQFGDFVNGAQIIIDQFISSGEKKWQYQSKLIIMLPHGYEGQGPEHSSARIERFLQLSSENNMKICIPSNASQIYHLLCEQAFNYIKKPLIIFMPKSLLRHTSACSSLKYFENDFKLIIDELDNKIDIENIKRVIFCSGKIYYDLLEYRNSIKEKNIIFIRIEQLYPFPFYNIKKVIKKYLKINNFFWCQEEPKNQGAWMYIQNYFKNKLYLNINYIGRKSSSCPSTGNFNIHKKQQQKIIFSVFNI, translated from the coding sequence ATGAATAATTATAACTTTAATGAAAATTTTTATTATATTGAAAAATTATATCAAAGATTTTTAGTTGATCCTAATTCTATAGAAAAAACTTGGAAATATTTTTTTATAAATTTTGAAAAAAAAAATTATATTTCGTTTCAAAATAACCAATTAAAAAATAATAATTTTTATAAAAAAAAATTATTAATAGAAAAAATAAATCAATTAATAAATAATTTTAGAATATTCGGACATTATGATGCGAATATAAATCCTTTAATTTCTAAAAAAAAACAATTGAGTAATATTTTACAACTAAAAAATTATAATATTAATATAAAAAATTTACAAAAAAAAATCACATTAAATTCTTTATTTAAAAATAAAAAAATAATTAATATATATAATTTTTTTAAAAAAAAATATTGTAATTATACAGGTATAGAATATTTTCATTTATTAAATACTGAAAAATATTGGATACAAACAAATATAGAATCAATGGAGAATACTTTACAAAATAAAGAAAAAAAAATTTTTTTTGAAGAATTAATCGCAGCAGAAATTTTTGAAACTAATATAGCAAAAAATTTTCCAGGTATTAAAAGATTTTCTTTGGAAGGTTGTGATATACTAATTCCCATAATTAAAGAAATTATACGTTATTCAAGTAAATCAAAAAATAAAATTACAAAAATAATTTTAAGTATGGCTCATAGAGGTAGATTAAATGTTTTAACTAATGTAATGGGTAAAAATATTAAAGAAATAAAAAATGAATTTAAAAATATTTTTCTAAAAAAAAATAATATAGATGATGTTAAATATCATTTAGGTTATTCTTCTATAATTAGATATAATAATAAAAAAATAAAATTACAATTAACATTTAATCCTTCTCATTTAGAAATTATTAATTGTATTTCTATGGGGATAATAAAATCTTATATTGATTCATCTAAAAATAATAATATACTTCCTATTAATATACATGGAGATGCATCTTTTAGTGGACAGGGAATAGTACAAGAAACTTTAAATTTATCTCAAACAAGAGGTTATGGAATTAATGGAACTATACATATAGTAGTTAATAATCAAATTGGATTTACTACTTCTAAAATTTCTGATATGAGATCAAGTTATTATTGTACTGATATAGCTAAAATGATTCAATGTCCTATTTTTCATATAAATGCAGATAATATAGAAAATGCTATCTTAATTATAAGATTAGCAATTAAATACAGAAATTTATTTAAAAAAGATGTTTTTATAGATTTAGTTTCATATAGAAGACATGGCCATAATGAAATAGATGATCCATATATAACTCAACCATTAATGTATCATTATATTAAGAATCATGAAACAGTACAAAATTTATATTTTAAAACATTATTTACTCAAAATATTTTAAATATCCAAGAAAAAAAAAATATATATCAAAAATATCAAACTTTATTTGATAAAGATGATTGTTTTATTAAAACATATATTCCTTCTAAAGAAAATATTTCAAAAATAATATTTAAAAAATTAACAATAAATGAATTAAAAAAATTAATTTTTAAAATTAGTGATTTTCCTAAAAATTTCAACATTCATTCTAGAGTTAAAAAAATTTATTTAGATAGATTAAGTATGAGTAAGGGGGAAAAAAAAATAGATTGGGGGACTGCTGAAAATTTAGCATATGCAAATATTTTAACTCAAGGAATATCATGTCGTTTATCTGGAGAAGATATTAAAAGAGGTACTTTTTCTCATAGACATGCTGTTATTTATGATCAAAATAATGAAATTTCATATATACCTTTAAAAAATCTTAGTTTAAAACAAGGAAAATTTCATATTTATAATTCTATACTTTCTGAAGAAGCAGTTTTAGGATTTGAATATGGATATTCTTTAAATAATCAAAATATATTAACAATATGGGAAGCACAATTTGGAGATTTTGTTAATGGAGCTCAAATTATTATAGATCAATTTATTAGTTCTGGTGAAAAAAAATGGCAATATCAAAGTAAATTGATAATTATGCTTCCACATGGTTATGAAGGACAAGGACCAGAACATTCTTCAGCACGAATAGAAAGATTTTTACAATTAAGCTCTGAAAATAATATGAAAATTTGTATACCTTCTAATGCATCTCAAATATATCATTTATTATGTGAACAAGCATTTAATTATATAAAAAAACCACTTATTATATTTATGCCTAAATCTCTTTTAAGACATACTTCAGCGTGTTCATCATTAAAATATTTTGAAAATGATTTCAAATTAATTATAGATGAATTAGATAATAAAATTGATATAGAAAATATCAAACGTGTTATTTTTTGTTCTGGAAAAATATATTATGATTTATTAGAATATAGAAATTCTATAAAAGAAAAAAACATAATTTTCATTAGAATAGAACAACTATATCCATTTCCATTCTATAATATTAAAAAAGTAATTAAAAAATATTTAAAAATAAATAATTTTTTTTGGTGTCAGGAAGAACCAAAAAATCAAGGAGCATGGATGTATATCCAAAATTATTTTAAAAATAAATTATATTTAAATATTAATTATATAGGTAGAAAATCCTCTTCATGTCCTTCTACAGGTAATTTTAATATTCATAAAAAACAACAACAAAAAATAATCTTTTCTGTTTTTAACATTTAA
- a CDS encoding cytochrome bd oxidase small subunit, CydX/CbdX family, with the protein MWYLIWLIGVLFSCILTIFITLNKENKNI; encoded by the coding sequence ATGTGGTATTTAATATGGTTAATAGGAGTATTATTTTCATGTATTTTAACTATTTTTATAACTTTAAATAAAGAAAATAAAAACATATAA
- the parE gene encoding DNA topoisomerase IV subunit B translates to MNHLNQYNADSIEVLEGLDPVRRRPGMYTDLTRPNHLAQEVIDNSVDEALAGYANNIFVTLYQDQSLEVIDDGRGMPIEIHSQEGIPAIELILCRLHAGGKFSNKNYNFSGGLHGVGISVVNALSKRMEVNIFRQKKIYTIIFENGYKIQNLKFYKNLNQQKTGTKIRFWPNQCFFEHHTFLVTHLINLLKAKAVLCSGLTVYFKNKNTKDNYCWNYKNGLLEYLTSSVKNITTIPSTPFVGSHVNDIKQLNWALFWISENNHNFITESYVNLIPTTSGGTHVNGLRLGLLDAIRYFCNFHNMLPRNIKLLGEDVWDKCSYVLSVKIQDPQFTGQTKERLASRQCTVFVANIIRDSFIIWLNQNFKIGTLLINIFIVNAQKRIRASKKFIKKKNYNTNSILPGKLSDCIFHNTKKTELFLVEGDSAGGSAKQARNKNFQAVMPLKGKILNTWEINSEEILSSQEIYDISLAIGIYPNNEDLKKLRYNKICILSDADSDGLHIATLLCALFIKHFLPLVKNGHIYVAMPPLYRIDLDKQIFYALNENEKKKILEQYNYKNNKQKINIQRFKGLGEMNPTQLRETTFNPNSRRLIQLVINNDKKEINKTFAIMDMLLAKKRAEDRRKWLQKKGDISTMIDF, encoded by the coding sequence ATGAACCATTTAAATCAATATAATGCAGATTCTATAGAAGTTTTAGAAGGTTTAGATCCTGTAAGACGTCGTCCAGGTATGTATACAGATCTTACTAGACCTAATCATTTAGCACAAGAAGTAATAGATAATAGTGTAGATGAGGCCTTAGCTGGATATGCAAATAATATTTTTGTAACTTTATACCAAGATCAATCATTAGAAGTTATTGATGACGGTAGAGGTATGCCTATTGAAATACATTCTCAAGAAGGTATTCCTGCTATTGAACTTATTTTATGTCGTTTACATGCCGGAGGAAAATTTTCTAATAAAAATTATAATTTTTCTGGTGGTTTACATGGTGTTGGTATTTCTGTTGTAAACGCATTATCAAAAAGAATGGAAGTAAATATTTTTCGACAAAAAAAAATTTATACAATTATTTTTGAAAATGGATATAAAATTCAAAATCTTAAATTTTATAAAAATTTAAATCAACAAAAAACAGGAACAAAAATTAGGTTTTGGCCGAATCAATGTTTTTTTGAACATCATACATTTTTAGTTACTCATTTAATAAATTTATTAAAAGCTAAAGCAGTTTTATGTTCAGGTTTAACTGTATATTTTAAAAATAAAAATACTAAAGATAATTATTGTTGGAATTATAAAAATGGTTTATTAGAATATTTAACTAGTTCAGTAAAAAATATTACTACTATTCCTAGTACTCCTTTTGTAGGATCACATGTTAATGATATTAAACAATTAAACTGGGCATTATTTTGGATATCAGAAAATAATCATAATTTTATTACAGAAAGTTATGTTAATTTAATTCCTACTACTTCTGGTGGTACACATGTTAATGGATTACGTTTAGGTTTATTAGATGCAATACGTTATTTTTGTAATTTTCATAATATGTTACCTAGAAATATAAAATTATTAGGGGAAGATGTTTGGGATAAATGTTCATATGTTTTATCTGTAAAAATTCAAGATCCTCAATTTACAGGACAAACAAAAGAACGTCTAGCTTCTAGACAATGTACTGTTTTTGTAGCAAATATAATAAGAGATTCTTTTATTATCTGGTTAAATCAAAATTTTAAAATAGGAACTCTTTTAATTAATATTTTTATAGTAAATGCACAAAAACGTATTAGAGCGTCTAAAAAATTTATTAAAAAAAAAAATTATAATACAAATTCAATATTACCAGGTAAATTATCAGATTGTATTTTTCATAATACAAAAAAAACTGAACTTTTTTTAGTAGAAGGAGATTCAGCTGGAGGATCAGCAAAACAAGCAAGAAATAAAAACTTTCAAGCTGTTATGCCATTAAAAGGAAAAATTTTAAATACTTGGGAAATAAATTCTGAAGAAATTTTATCTTCACAAGAAATATATGATATTTCTTTAGCTATAGGTATTTATCCTAATAATGAAGATTTAAAAAAATTAAGATATAATAAAATTTGTATTTTATCTGATGCAGATTCAGACGGATTACATATCGCTACTTTATTATGTGCTTTATTTATAAAACATTTTTTACCGTTAGTAAAAAATGGACATATTTATGTAGCAATGCCTCCTTTATATCGTATAGATCTAGATAAACAAATTTTTTATGCTTTAAATGAAAATGAAAAAAAAAAAATATTAGAACAATATAATTATAAAAATAATAAACAAAAAATAAATATACAAAGATTTAAAGGTTTAGGTGAAATGAATCCAACCCAATTAAGAGAAACAACTTTTAATCCTAATAGTCGTAGATTAATACAATTGGTTATTAATAATGATAAAAAAGAAATTAATAAAACATTTGCAATAATGGATATGTTATTAGCTAAAAAAAGAGCAGAAGATCGTCGTAAATGGTTACAAAAAAAAGGTGATATATCAACAATGATAGATTTTTAA
- the sucB gene encoding dihydrolipoyllysine-residue succinyltransferase → MDKINIIVPDLPESINNAIIIQWYKKQGEIVNVDDIILELETDKIVLEIPSTTNGILEKILVKKGEKVQSRQVIGILKINKNFKKKTENNKDIIKNKNNFNDIENNETISFNKLHSYSPSIRRKIKKNNFKIKNFDFLNKELKNVNLKNFNKIKKNKEKIYEKNNFKIKKMSPIRKYISDKLMNSKKNTVILTTFNEVNMKKIIDIKNNYKNFILKNYNLKLGFTSFHIKAVTKALKSFKIINAFIKGEDIIYNNKYNINIAIATKRGLVTPIIYDTDQLSLLNIEKKIKELVKKIDHNQLSIEDLKNGTFTITNGGIFGSLMSTPIINPPQSAILGMHSIKERPVVINHKICIMPMMYLALSYDHCLIDGKDAIGFLMLVKTFLENPMCLFL, encoded by the coding sequence ATGGATAAAATTAATATTATTGTTCCTGATTTACCTGAATCAATAAATAATGCAATTATTATTCAATGGTATAAAAAACAAGGTGAAATAGTAAATGTTGATGATATTATTCTAGAATTAGAAACAGATAAAATCGTATTAGAAATACCATCAACAACCAATGGTATTTTAGAAAAAATTTTAGTTAAAAAAGGAGAAAAAGTACAATCACGGCAAGTTATTGGTATATTAAAAATAAATAAAAATTTTAAAAAAAAAACAGAAAATAATAAAGATATTATTAAAAATAAAAATAATTTTAATGATATTGAAAATAATGAAACAATTTCTTTTAATAAATTACATAGTTATAGTCCGTCTATAAGAAGAAAAATAAAAAAAAATAATTTTAAAATAAAAAATTTTGATTTTTTAAATAAAGAATTAAAAAATGTAAATTTAAAAAATTTTAATAAAATTAAAAAAAATAAAGAAAAAATTTATGAAAAAAATAATTTTAAAATAAAAAAAATGAGTCCAATTAGAAAATATATTTCTGATAAATTAATGAACTCTAAAAAAAATACTGTTATATTAACAACTTTTAATGAAGTTAATATGAAAAAAATTATTGATATAAAAAATAATTATAAAAATTTTATATTAAAGAATTATAATTTAAAATTAGGATTTACTTCTTTTCATATTAAAGCTGTTACTAAAGCATTAAAATCATTTAAAATAATAAATGCTTTTATTAAAGGAGAAGATATTATTTATAATAATAAATATAATATTAATATTGCAATTGCAACAAAAAGAGGCTTAGTAACTCCTATTATATATGATACTGATCAATTATCATTATTAAATATTGAAAAAAAAATAAAAGAATTAGTTAAAAAAATTGATCATAATCAATTATCCATAGAAGATTTAAAAAATGGAACTTTTACCATTACAAATGGAGGTATATTTGGATCTTTAATGTCAACTCCGATTATAAATCCACCACAAAGTGCTATTTTAGGAATGCATTCTATTAAAGAAAGACCTGTCGTTATAAATCATAAAATATGTATTATGCCTATGATGTATTTAGCATTATCATATGATCATTGTTTAATAGATGGTAAGGATGCTATAGGTTTTTTAATGTTAGTAAAAACATTTTTAGAGAATCCTATGTGTTTATTTTTATAA